From Microbacterium rhizosphaerae:
CCGCCATGCGGGCGTATCGCGGAGCACGGTCTCGTACGCCCTCTCCGGCAAGCGCTCGATCTCGGCATCGACGCGCGACCGCATCGCCGAGGCCATCACGTCGCTCGGCTTCACCGCGAACGCGGGCGCACGTGCGCTCGCGACATCCCAGACGATGGTGCTCGGGCTCCTCACGCAGTTCCACCAGGACGAGTTCGCCCCCGCGATGCTGCAGTACGTGCTGCCGATCTCCGACACGGCGCGCGAGCTCGGCTACGACATCCTCCTCGTGACGGAACTGGACGCGACGGACGCGCTGCGGCGCGTGACCAGCGCCGGCATGGTCGACGGCGTCCTTCTCCTCGATGTGATCCACGAGGATCCTCGGCTGGACACCCTGCGCGCCGCCGCCCAGCCCGGTGCGCTCGTCGGGCTGCCGAAGGACACCGAGGGCCTCGACGTGTTCGATCTCGACTTCGGTGAATCCGCCCGCATCCTCGTCGACCATCTGTTCGGTCTCGGCCACCGCGAGATCATCGTCATCTCGCCGCCGCTGCACGTCTTCGAGCGCGGAGGGGCATACGGCTGGCGATTCCGGGATGCGGCGCTGGAGCGTGGAGCCCGCTATGGACTGCAGATGCACTCGTACTACGGCGAGTCCCAGCAGCCCACGATCGGCCAGAGCGTCAACGCGATCCTCGACGCTCGACCCACGGCGACGGCGCTGATCGTCCACAACGACGCGACGATCGCCGCACTCCCCTCGATTCTGGCGGCACGCGGCGTCCGCGTCCCGGACGACCTGTCGGTCGTCAGCCTCTTCTCGAAAGACTTCGGGAGATCCTTCTCACTGCCGTACACGGCGGTGGAGAGCTCGCCCGATCAGCTGGGCCAGCACGCGGTCCGGCAACTGGTGCGGCGGATCACCACGCCGGAGCTCGCCGG
This genomic window contains:
- a CDS encoding LacI family DNA-binding transcriptional regulator; protein product: MAVTITDVARHAGVSRSTVSYALSGKRSISASTRDRIAEAITSLGFTANAGARALATSQTMVLGLLTQFHQDEFAPAMLQYVLPISDTARELGYDILLVTELDATDALRRVTSAGMVDGVLLLDVIHEDPRLDTLRAAAQPGALVGLPKDTEGLDVFDLDFGESARILVDHLFGLGHREIIVISPPLHVFERGGAYGWRFRDAALERGARYGLQMHSYYGESQQPTIGQSVNAILDARPTATALIVHNDATIAALPSILAARGVRVPDDLSVVSLFSKDFGRSFSLPYTAVESSPDQLGQHAVRQLVRRITTPELAGAPVTRFIAPELAIRGSTM